A single region of the Pseudomonadota bacterium genome encodes:
- a CDS encoding cadherin-like domain-containing protein, protein MLHLGFDSYTLLNIFLLLSSSFLILLLSLTLTTIRTPMPWNDDPRAQEITRNRILLLLLTLLITVLLTACGSGGSDTPPQSPDITTASTPETVETEQPIPVIEETPPEEPQQPVNEPPAPANNPPVSSVDINSMDENTTLTVYAPGVLGNDTDIESSALTALLVTGPANGTLTLNTDGSFIYTPASNFVGTDSFTYKANDGGLDSNISLVTVVVNNVDVIFSKTSASEYLNLLTVSWEYDNNIPGIAGFRVYDSNQNEVCNTEISETRILFCNFTFVESGPQTFTITAYDITNNESAHSEPITANKAPQAEIQADGVNNLVAFDA, encoded by the coding sequence ATGTTACATTTAGGTTTTGATTCATACACACTTCTTAACATCTTCCTGCTTCTCTCATCCTCTTTCCTTATTCTTCTCCTGAGTCTGACGCTGACCACCATCAGGACTCCAATGCCCTGGAATGACGATCCGCGCGCCCAGGAAATAACAAGAAACAGAATCCTGCTGCTTCTTCTGACCCTATTGATCACTGTACTGCTTACCGCCTGCGGTTCGGGCGGATCCGACACTCCTCCGCAATCTCCTGACATCACCACCGCTTCAACTCCGGAAACAGTTGAAACCGAACAACCCATCCCGGTCATCGAAGAAACACCTCCGGAAGAACCGCAGCAACCGGTTAATGAACCGCCGGCCCCAGCAAATAATCCTCCTGTTTCTTCTGTAGACATTAACAGTATGGACGAAAACACAACTCTTACCGTTTACGCTCCTGGTGTTTTAGGAAATGATACGGATATTGAGAGTTCCGCTCTCACCGCCCTCCTGGTGACAGGCCCGGCAAACGGCACATTAACATTAAATACCGACGGTTCTTTCATTTATACCCCTGCCTCAAACTTTGTCGGCACGGATTCTTTTACCTATAAGGCAAATGACGGAGGCCTGGATTCCAATATTTCGCTGGTTACAGTTGTTGTAAACAATGTTGACGTTATTTTTTCCAAAACAAGCGCATCCGAATATCTGAATTTATTAACAGTGAGCTGGGAATATGATAACAACATTCCGGGAATTGCCGGATTCAGGGTTTACGATTCAAACCAAAACGAAGTCTGCAACACTGAAATCTCAGAAACCCGAATCCTTTTCTGTAATTTTACTTTTGTCGAAAGCGGCCCTCAGACTTTCACCATTACCGCATATGATATAACTAATAACGAAAGCGCTCATTCAGAACCTATTACCGCAAACAAAGCGCCGCAGGCTGAAATTCAAGCAGATGGCGTAAATAACCTCGTGGCTTTTGATGC